A genomic window from Pecten maximus chromosome 6, xPecMax1.1, whole genome shotgun sequence includes:
- the LOC117329671 gene encoding uncharacterized protein LOC117329671 yields the protein MQGNTLILVICTVLIPSVFTRNFILQADNTRTRANHGVVHLANASTGNALMVNEMEPLSINFCIREKTTLRLNNFRFSTDNANALFTVNLDHGYWLGTYYSPPKGGREIFINTGRFPRVYTFDAGWHVLKVDVRPGSSNITVDNIEFDIDDERMNLEILQCTIMCIQEAKFDVKRPTLTSNTESAAIEQKSYDTKCAEVDNVNVPIYNPAVSQFLITATLPQYKSFANRRHDNLTNCPHLPPQLWRFSDFIANSDTKEIRGQNSSLIFIAKDSRKSIAIFASFKLEGEKEGSIDSKIGNELYLRFKHLSVPVTVMMQYRRNTGGLSDPSVRTFDPHTLEQMWTIPDFTWIEDTDNYIVLSMEADVIIKFEVDYLQLLKRPMVPDEISTIYRSDDVIIETVNVQLSWLAPKTMTVRLSNGVIAENVTFIRIYRPIPWNNGYAQVFVLYNDGNVRLLPTAPDGTDWIPFGTSVIIGQTKNDRVRPYTIITQVDIIPERWQMKVFYEDGGSLKMSLNSTNEETQLFVSDMELMQDRFTHPFATIRSMYVDEGNTDVDSVKIDNKDTYHIMDYWGSLTGRSFAFHRRCISTHLTLSPDIQVDILETNQAITTPRVPPNNV from the coding sequence ATGCAGGGAAACACGTTGATATTGGTCATTTGTACCGTGTTAATTCCGTCCGTGTTCACAAGAAACTTCATTCTCCAAGCTGATAATACAAGAACAAGGGCAAACCATGGAGTTGTTCATTTGGCAAACGCCTCCACTGGAAACGCTCTTATGGTCAATGAAATGGAACCGTTGTCAATAAACTTCTGCATACGAGAAAAGACAACTCTACGACTGAATAATTTCAGATTTTCAACTGATAATGCTAACGCGTTATTTACGGTGAACCTGGACCACGGCTACTGGCTAGGCACTTACTACTCACCACCCAAGGGTGGACGGGAGATCTTCATCAACACCGGAAGATTTCCCAGGGTGTACACGTTTGACGCCGGATGGCACGTCCTAAAAGTTGACGTCAGACCAGGATCGTCGAATATCACCGTTGATAACATTGAATTCGATATTGATGATGAGAGAATGAATTTGGAGATTCTGCAGTGCACTATAATGTGTATTCAAGAGGCGAAATTTGATGTCAAACGGCCTACTCTAACCTCGAATACTGAAAGCGCCGCCATAGAACAGAAGTCGTATGACACGAAATGTGCAGAAGTGGACAACGTCAACGTTCCAATTTACAACCCTGCAGTTAGCCAGTTCCTTATCACCGCAACCCTTCCACAGTACAAGTCATTCGCTAATAGACGTCATGATAATCTTACGAACTGTCCTCATCTGCCGCCACAGCTATGGAGATTCTCGGACTTTATAGCCAATTCTGACACAAAAGAAATCCGCGGACAAAATTCCAGTCTTATATTCATTGCTAAAGACTCCAGAAAATCGATAGCTATTTTTGCTTCCTTTAAACTGGAAGGTGAAAAGGAGGGAAGTATTGATTCAAAAATTGGAAATGAACTTTATTTGAGGTTCAAACACTTGAGTGTTCCAGTTACAGTAATGATGCAATACCGACGAAACACCGGAGGTCTGTCCGACCCGTCCGTACGGACATTTGATCCGCACACCCTGGAGCAAATGTGGACCATCCCGGATTTCACATGGATTGAAGACACAGATAACTACATTGTACTTTCCATGGAAGCTGACGTCATTATTAAGTTTGAGGTAGATTACCTTCAATTACTCAAACGGCCCATGGTGCCAGATGAAATTTCAACAATTTACAGAAgcgatgacgtcatcattgaGACCGTAAATGTCCAACTCTCATGGCTTGCACCAAAAACAATGACGGTACGTTTGAGTAATGGCGTTATTGCAGAAAACGTCACATTCATCCGCATTTACCGACCAATCCCATGGAACAACGGATATGCTCAGGTTTTTGTTCTCTACAACGACGGAAATGTACGACTCCTTCCAACAGCCCCGGACGGAACCGACTGGATTCCATTCGGAACCTCAGTCATTATTGGCCAGACCAAAAACGACCGAGTAAGACCGTACACTATTATAACTCAGGTGGATATCATTCCTGAACGCTGGCAAATGAAAGTTTTCTACGAAGACGGCGGTTCTCTTAAAATGAGCTTAAACAGCACAAACGAAGAAACTCAATTGTTTGTGAGCGACATGGAATTAATGCAGGATCGGTTTACGCACCCTTTTGCTACCATTCGCTCTATGTACGTGGACGAAGGAAACACCGATGTTGACAGCGTGAAGATCGATAACAAAGATACATACCATATCATGGATTATTGGGGGTCGTTGACAGGAAGATCTTTCGCCTTCCACCGCAGGTGTATATCAACCCATCTCACCCTTAGTCCTGACATTCAGGTAGATATTTTGGAGACCAATCAAGCCATTACGACCCCTAGAGTTCCACCAAACAATGTTTAG
- the LOC117329672 gene encoding uncharacterized protein LOC117329672 yields MEADDENVDTKLAPCSESSLEDPYKAHIIYSQEDVAFSNESDLDCSEQSTDDYLEVMEAVRLPVLSVSQRFGHLITGQLSKLKQVEEFSFPAHKVLKDDETQTESVTQTTASTNSENCVVDLANFLQMQSTIRTFAEILITVVRLSKIVSPGSDNTGETERNMVLLKGVRAKFSLLEKEISENFRCDVNNTTKWREFNSTDDLPSKDQKAQLDSVEGDASSTPTAAQLRQKPSPVASLCRLSELFQQARGSEGLSGETELRERQEILASDMMNILSIVREMIDDITRQINSTTESERKTKDIGLNTETDQSSVSDVITDDANDAETDGSCSENDVDSRHADTPLSILSSNEDSKISMDDLALFFLGPFSFCE; encoded by the exons ATGGAGGCGGACGATGAAAACGTCGATACAAAACTTGCGCCATGCAGCGAATCATCGCTTGAAGACCCATACAAAGCTCATATCATTTACAGCCAGGAAGATGTCGCCTTCTCAAACGAATCAGATCTCGACTGTTCAGAACAATCCACAGACGAttatttggaagttatggaagCAGTCCGACTTCCGGTTCTGTCAGTGTCCCAGCGCTTTGGTCATTTGATCACGGGTCAACTCTCAAAGCTCAAACAGGTTGAAGAGTTCAGTTTCCCGGCACATAAAGTGTTGAAAGACGACGAAACACAGACAGAATCGGTGACACAAACGACAGCTTCAACAAACAGCGAAAACTGTGTCGTCGACCTGGCAAACTTTCTGCAAATGCAATCGACTATCCGGACATTTGCCGAAATTCTTATAACGGTAGTGAGATTATCTAAGATTGTGTCACCAGGGAGTGACAACACAGGAGAAACAGAAAGGAACATGGTATTGCTGAAAG GCGTTCGCGCCAAATTCAGTCTATTGGAGAAGGAAATCAGTGAAAATTTTCGATGTGATGTGAACAATACAACAAAATGGAGAGAATTCAACTCCACGGATGATCTACCGAGCAAGGATCAAAAGGCACAACTCGACTCAGTGGAAGGTGACGCCAGTTCCACACCGACAGCCGCCCAACTTAGGCAAAAA CCCAGTCCTGTTGCCTCGTTGTGTCGACTTTCAGAGCTATTTCAGCAGGCCAGGGGCTCGGAAGGGTTGTCCGGGGAGACGGAGCTGAGAGAAAGACAGGAAATATTGGCCAGCGatatgatgaatattttgtCTATTGTTCGAGAAATGATCGATGACATCACTCGTCAGAT TAATTCCACTACAGAAAGCGAACGTAAAACAAAAGATATCGGGTTAAATACCGAAACTGATCAGTCGTCTGTCTCTGACGTAATCACAGATGACGCGAACGACGCCGAAACAGACGGTTCCTGTTCAGAAAATGACGTTGACAGTCGCCATGCCGACACGCCACTGAGTATTTTATCAAGCAATGAAGACTCAAAAATATCTATGGACGACCTAGCCTTGTTTTTTCTCGGCCCTTTCTCATTTTGCGAGTGA